Proteins co-encoded in one Rhopalosiphum maidis isolate BTI-1 chromosome 2, ASM367621v3, whole genome shotgun sequence genomic window:
- the LOC113552616 gene encoding uncharacterized protein LOC113552616, whose amino-acid sequence MNDLGDMNLEEEMIHIVEIPAAAGDATLSAFLGLTTLAGHPLDAVDEPALIMKKNSIFKVLHRGFGIRRSVYMVDETHYCQVDGPERHVWIIYERLPRLEKVKSTGTAILFELERHCCRVGR is encoded by the exons ATGAACGATTTGGGTGATATGAATCTAGAAGAAGAG ATGATCCATATCGTGGAGATACCGGCGGCGGCAGGGGATGCAACCCTCTCGGCTTTTCTCGGACTGACAACGCTAGCGGGTCATCCGTTGGATGCTGTCGATGAGCCCGCATTGATCATGAAAAAGAACTCAATTTTCAAAGTACTTCACCGAGGATTTGGCATCCGACGAAGTGTGTACATGGTGGATGAGACGCATTACTGCCAAGTCGACGGCCCGGAGCGACATGTTTGGATTATTTATGAACGGCTACCGCGGTTGGAAAAGGTCAAAAGTACAGGAACTGCGATTTTATTCGAGCTGGAACGGCATTGCTGCCGAGTGGGTCGATAG